The following proteins come from a genomic window of Euryarchaeota archaeon:
- the psmB gene encoding archaeal proteasome endopeptidase complex subunit beta — protein MQEALTPKSFDEQVKAVSTGTSTIGIVCKNGVVMATDMRATSGHMISHKTTQKLFKISDKLGLTVAGLVGDAQVLARWLQAEVELYQVKRGNDISVKAASTLMANILNGRKFYPFWVQLLIGGVDKDGGWMYSLDAAGGNIPDKYVSTGSGSPFIYGVLEDHYKDDMTTEEGIDLAIRGLNASMRRDSASGDGILLCVITQKDGYKAIDAKEIEKRRKKMNLP, from the coding sequence ATGCAGGAAGCTTTGACACCAAAGTCCTTCGACGAGCAGGTTAAGGCCGTCTCGACCGGCACGAGCACCATCGGCATCGTTTGCAAGAACGGTGTGGTCATGGCGACCGACATGAGGGCCACTTCGGGCCACATGATAAGCCACAAGACGACCCAGAAACTCTTCAAGATCAGCGACAAGCTCGGTCTCACGGTGGCCGGCCTTGTGGGCGACGCCCAGGTGCTTGCCCGCTGGCTCCAGGCCGAGGTCGAACTCTACCAAGTGAAGCGCGGCAACGATATCTCCGTCAAGGCCGCCTCCACGTTGATGGCGAACATCCTCAACGGGCGCAAGTTCTACCCGTTCTGGGTGCAACTCTTGATCGGCGGCGTCGACAAGGACGGGGGTTGGATGTACAGCCTCGACGCGGCGGGCGGCAACATCCCGGACAAGTACGTGTCCACGGGAAGCGGCTCCCCATTCATCTACGGTGTCCTTGAGGACCACTACAAGGACGACATGACGACGGAAGAGGGCATCGACCTCGCGATACGCGGCCTCAACGCCAGCATGAGGCGCGACAGTGCGTCCGGCGACGGGATACTCCTCTGCGTCATCACCCAGAAGGACGGCTACAAGGCCATCGACGCAAAAGAGATCGAGAAGCGCAGGAAGAAGATGAACCTCCCCTAG
- a CDS encoding beta-CASP ribonuclease aCPSF1, producing MGVEDLLKQIREEVKSELPPEVIVTDIEFEGALLVIYTKTPEKFADDEDMVRRLAKRVRKRVIIRPDPSAMAEIEVARKRIEEFVPADAEVTEIYFEPDSGEVTIEAKKPGLVIGRHGSTLNDLKRAIGWAPKVTRTPPIASKTIKEIRDYLRSVSEERKDLLRKVGRRIYRGSTGRDPIIRWTSLGGYREVGRSCHLLMTQESKVMIDCGVYFASDDSGTPYLQSPEVSPLNSIDAVVLSHAHLDHSGLVPLLFKYGYDGPIYGTAPTRDLTALLCMDYLKVAAAEGRKMPFESEHIREMVKHYIPLKWGDTTDIAPDIKLTFQNAGHIIGSCVSHFHIGDGAHNIAITSDMKYEKTWLFNPAVNKFPRLETLIIESTYGGRNDFQPSRIQAAEQMKEICNRVAGRGGKMVVPVFALGRSQEVMIVLEELMRTKQIPTVPVHLDGMIWEATAIHTAYPEFLNNKLRQQIFHEGENPLLSPIFERVDSQDKRRSILASNEPCIVLATSGMLNGGPVMEYFKEWAPDERNALVFVGFQAEGTLGRRLQKGWGEIPFTEQGKSRVVKVNLSIEIIDGFSGHSDRRQLMNYLNNISPKPDRVIVMHGEESKCIDLASSIYKKFRMQTHAMANLETVRLK from the coding sequence ATGGGTGTAGAAGACCTACTGAAACAGATCCGCGAGGAAGTCAAGTCAGAGCTTCCGCCGGAAGTCATCGTGACGGACATCGAGTTCGAGGGCGCCCTTCTCGTGATCTACACGAAGACGCCGGAGAAGTTCGCCGACGACGAGGACATGGTGCGTCGGCTCGCGAAACGCGTGAGAAAGCGCGTCATCATCCGCCCCGACCCCTCGGCGATGGCGGAGATAGAGGTCGCCAGGAAAAGAATCGAGGAGTTCGTCCCGGCCGACGCGGAGGTCACGGAGATCTATTTCGAACCCGACTCGGGCGAAGTGACCATCGAGGCGAAGAAGCCCGGCCTCGTCATTGGCCGCCACGGTTCGACGCTCAATGACCTGAAGCGCGCGATAGGCTGGGCGCCGAAGGTCACGAGGACCCCGCCGATCGCCTCGAAGACGATCAAGGAGATCCGCGACTACCTGCGCTCCGTCTCGGAGGAAAGGAAGGACCTTCTGCGGAAAGTGGGTCGCCGCATCTACCGTGGAAGCACGGGGAGGGACCCGATAATCCGGTGGACGAGCCTCGGCGGCTACAGGGAGGTCGGCAGGTCCTGCCACCTGTTGATGACGCAGGAATCGAAGGTCATGATCGATTGCGGGGTCTACTTCGCAAGCGACGACTCCGGGACACCTTACCTTCAATCGCCGGAGGTCTCGCCGTTGAACAGCATCGATGCGGTCGTCCTCTCGCACGCCCACCTCGACCACTCGGGGCTTGTGCCACTGCTTTTCAAGTACGGTTACGACGGGCCGATCTACGGGACGGCCCCGACCCGCGACCTCACGGCTCTTCTTTGCATGGACTACCTGAAGGTCGCCGCCGCCGAAGGACGGAAGATGCCGTTCGAGAGCGAACACATCCGCGAGATGGTGAAACATTACATCCCGTTGAAGTGGGGCGACACGACCGACATCGCGCCGGACATCAAGCTCACTTTCCAGAACGCGGGCCACATCATCGGTTCATGCGTCTCGCACTTCCACATCGGCGATGGCGCCCACAACATCGCCATCACGTCCGACATGAAGTACGAGAAGACGTGGCTTTTCAACCCCGCGGTGAACAAGTTCCCGCGGCTTGAGACACTCATAATCGAATCGACATACGGAGGGCGCAACGACTTCCAGCCTTCGAGGATCCAGGCGGCCGAGCAGATGAAGGAGATCTGCAACCGTGTGGCGGGGCGGGGCGGGAAGATGGTCGTACCTGTCTTCGCGTTGGGGCGCTCCCAGGAGGTCATGATCGTCCTCGAGGAGCTCATGAGGACGAAGCAGATCCCGACCGTCCCGGTGCATCTTGACGGCATGATCTGGGAAGCCACCGCAATCCACACGGCCTACCCGGAGTTCTTGAACAACAAGCTCCGTCAACAGATCTTCCACGAGGGCGAGAACCCGCTCCTTTCCCCCATCTTCGAGCGGGTCGATTCGCAGGACAAGAGGAGGAGCATCCTCGCATCCAACGAACCCTGCATCGTCCTAGCGACCTCCGGGATGCTCAACGGCGGCCCCGTAATGGAATACTTCAAGGAATGGGCGCCGGACGAGCGTAACGCCCTCGTTTTCGTCGGCTTCCAGGCAGAAGGGACCTTGGGCCGCCGGCTCCAAAAAGGCTGGGGCGAGATACCGTTCACGGAACAGGGGAAGTCCCGCGTCGTCAAGGTAAACCTCTCGATCGAGATAATCGACGGTTTCTCCGGCCACAGCGACCGGCGGCAGCTGATGAATTATCTCAACAACATCAGCCCGAAACCCGACCGCGTCATCGTGATGCACGGCGAAGAGTCAAAGTGCATCGACCTCGCGTCAAGCATCTACAAGAAGTTCAGGATGCAAACGCACGCGATGGCGAACCTTGAGACCGTGAGACTCAAGTGA
- a CDS encoding antitoxin VapB family protein, which yields MTKLVQLSDEAYRRLKNLKRGRESFSDVVNRVTRKGDLSGLWGLRSGAEIDAHEKAIREVSDRDRPETH from the coding sequence ATGACCAAGCTCGTCCAACTTTCTGATGAAGCGTATCGTCGTCTCAAGAACCTGAAGCGAGGCCGCGAAAGCTTCAGCGATGTAGTCAACCGCGTGACCCGGAAAGGCGACCTGAGCGGCCTATGGGGTCTGCGTTCCGGCGCCGAGATCGACGCGCACGAAAAAGCCATCCGCGAGGTCAGCGACCGGGATCGACCGGAGACCCATTGA
- a CDS encoding type II toxin-antitoxin system VapC family toxin produces the protein MVVLDTSFLIAFERREPNAVALRDTFIEDAETLRIPAAAWVEFLYRFGPKERREAARVLSEATSFEAFTQELAHEAAEIQHELEKRGRTLAWHDLQVAATATTFREPLVTRDLAFDRMPGLEIVRW, from the coding sequence ATGGTCGTCCTGGACACCTCGTTTCTCATCGCATTCGAACGACGCGAACCGAACGCCGTCGCCTTACGGGACACTTTCATCGAAGACGCCGAAACACTTCGCATCCCGGCCGCGGCTTGGGTCGAATTCCTTTACCGATTCGGCCCTAAGGAGCGTCGTGAGGCCGCGCGCGTCCTTTCGGAGGCGACGAGCTTCGAGGCCTTCACGCAGGAATTGGCCCACGAGGCGGCCGAGATCCAGCATGAACTGGAGAAACGGGGCCGCACACTTGCGTGGCACGACCTTCAGGTCGCTGCCACGGCCACTACCTTCAGGGAACCGTTGGTGACGCGTGATCTGGCCTTCGACCGGATGCCCGGTCTGGAAATAGTCCGCTGGTGA
- a CDS encoding enoyl-CoA hydratase/isomerase family protein, translated as MTLEIRKVAVVGAGNMGSGIALACAQSGFDVVLRDTNEALVRRGMDNIATQLKKRVEKGKLKQAEMDATLSRIKPTTDLKVLSEGAHLVIEAVFEEMKVKNEVFGELDRLCPATTVFATNTSSLSVTEMAKATKRAERFGGLHFFNPAAVNLLVEVVAGNETSEETVETLTTFSRTLGKLPVRTADSAGFAVNRAFVPLLNESCRIVEEDLASPATIDAAAKEAFGITMGPFELMNFTGIPIAYHSQESLHKAFGPFYKPSAVLERAFKAGTPFDIAGRIEPEATKAVAERLLGVTLGIAAKLVDEGVATAEDTDKAATTGLRWATGPFALMNRIGTGKALRLVEAIHARHGAAFPVAANLQAHGGKNTPWTLRRVNVRRKGRVAIVSLDRPDALNALNGEVLSDLEATIDTLPMDKTLRAVVLTGEGRSFAAGADIKQMVALTPLEARRYTAMGQRVFRKIETLPVPVIAAVNGFALGGGMELAISCDIIVAADNATFGLPEVGLGLHPGFGGTQRLPRLVGKAKAKELIFTGDKFDANEAQRIGLVLKVVPAAGLLGAAVALAERISANAPVAVSLAKAAIDRGLESDIDSGLALELETAALCFTTGDIREGMRAFIEKRKADFKGT; from the coding sequence GTGACTTTGGAGATACGAAAGGTGGCCGTGGTCGGTGCCGGGAACATGGGTTCTGGGATCGCGCTCGCGTGCGCCCAATCGGGATTCGACGTGGTGCTACGCGACACGAACGAGGCACTCGTGAGGCGCGGGATGGACAACATCGCGACGCAGCTCAAGAAGCGCGTCGAGAAGGGAAAACTCAAACAGGCGGAAATGGACGCGACCCTTTCGAGGATAAAGCCGACGACGGACCTAAAGGTACTGTCCGAAGGCGCGCACCTCGTCATCGAAGCGGTCTTCGAGGAGATGAAGGTCAAGAACGAGGTCTTCGGCGAATTGGACCGCCTTTGCCCGGCGACGACGGTTTTCGCAACGAACACGTCGTCCCTTTCGGTCACCGAGATGGCCAAGGCCACGAAGAGGGCGGAACGTTTCGGCGGCCTCCACTTCTTCAACCCCGCGGCCGTGAACCTCCTCGTCGAGGTGGTGGCGGGGAATGAGACGAGTGAGGAGACCGTCGAGACGCTCACCACGTTCTCAAGGACGCTCGGAAAACTACCGGTGCGCACCGCGGACAGTGCCGGCTTCGCCGTGAACCGGGCGTTCGTGCCCCTCCTCAATGAATCCTGCCGCATCGTCGAAGAAGACCTTGCTAGCCCCGCGACCATCGACGCGGCGGCCAAGGAGGCTTTTGGCATCACGATGGGGCCGTTCGAGTTGATGAACTTCACGGGCATACCGATCGCCTACCACAGTCAGGAGAGCCTCCACAAGGCGTTCGGTCCGTTCTACAAGCCTAGCGCCGTCTTGGAAAGGGCGTTCAAGGCCGGAACGCCTTTCGACATAGCGGGCAGGATCGAGCCTGAAGCGACGAAGGCCGTGGCCGAGCGTCTCCTCGGCGTGACGCTCGGCATCGCCGCCAAGTTGGTCGACGAAGGTGTCGCCACGGCCGAGGACACGGACAAGGCCGCAACGACCGGGCTACGGTGGGCGACCGGGCCGTTCGCCCTCATGAACCGCATCGGCACGGGGAAAGCGCTTCGACTCGTCGAGGCGATCCACGCTCGCCATGGGGCCGCCTTCCCCGTCGCCGCGAACCTTCAAGCGCATGGTGGGAAGAACACCCCGTGGACGCTTCGAAGAGTGAACGTGCGGCGCAAGGGCCGTGTGGCCATCGTGAGCCTCGATCGACCGGACGCCTTGAACGCCTTGAACGGCGAGGTGTTGTCCGATCTTGAGGCCACTATCGACACGCTCCCAATGGACAAGACGCTTCGCGCCGTGGTCCTTACAGGGGAAGGCCGGTCGTTCGCCGCCGGTGCCGACATCAAGCAGATGGTGGCCCTTACGCCGCTCGAAGCGCGTCGATACACCGCGATGGGCCAACGCGTGTTCAGGAAGATCGAGACGCTGCCCGTGCCCGTCATAGCCGCCGTCAACGGGTTTGCGCTCGGGGGCGGCATGGAGCTCGCGATCTCGTGCGACATCATCGTCGCGGCAGACAACGCGACCTTCGGGCTTCCCGAAGTGGGCCTCGGTCTTCACCCGGGCTTTGGCGGCACGCAACGCCTCCCGCGCCTCGTCGGGAAGGCGAAGGCCAAGGAGCTCATCTTCACCGGTGACAAGTTCGACGCGAACGAGGCGCAACGGATCGGCCTGGTCCTGAAGGTGGTCCCCGCGGCCGGACTCCTGGGGGCGGCCGTGGCGCTCGCCGAACGGATCTCCGCGAACGCGCCCGTAGCCGTCTCGTTGGCCAAGGCAGCGATCGACCGTGGCCTCGAATCCGACATCGACTCGGGGCTCGCGTTGGAGCTTGAGACTGCGGCCCTTTGCTTCACGACGGGGGACATACGCGAGGGGATGCGGGCGTTCATCGAGAAACGGAAGGCGGACTTCAAGGGCACGTGA
- a CDS encoding tryptophanase, producing MRPPPEPFRVKTVERIRLTTREERARLIRDAGFNPFLLRAEHVYIDLLTDSGTGAMSDEQWSAIMRGDEAYAGSRSFYELEAAVREVMGFKRVIPVHQGRGAERVVAEAVIRPGSVIPGNAHFDTTKAQIEHKGGAAVDCTIDEARVRDSKEPFKGNVDIAKLEAAVKRHGKENIPYVLVTVTCNTVGGQPVSMANLRAVREATKRHGIPLFLDMARYAENCWFIREREPSYGKRSVVEIAHEMSSLADAGLMSAKKNALVNIGGLILTQSDDLYERFAPFAVLHEGFLTYGGLAGRDLAAMAVGLKEAADEDFLRHRVAQVEYLAEKLVAAGVPVITPPGGHAVFVDAGAFLPHIPAKNYPGHALALALYVEAGVRAVEIGTLMAGRDPKTGDETGAAVEMLRLAIPARVYSTAHLDYVADAFREVARHKAEIRGVRFAKESRTLRHFTSRFEMA from the coding sequence ATGCGCCCGCCGCCAGAGCCCTTCCGCGTGAAGACCGTCGAGAGGATCCGGCTCACGACACGGGAAGAACGCGCTCGACTCATCCGGGACGCGGGGTTCAACCCATTCCTCCTTCGCGCCGAACACGTTTACATCGACCTGCTCACCGACAGCGGCACGGGCGCCATGAGCGACGAACAGTGGTCCGCGATCATGCGAGGCGACGAGGCGTACGCGGGATCGAGAAGCTTCTACGAGCTCGAGGCAGCCGTTCGCGAGGTCATGGGCTTCAAACGCGTGATCCCCGTCCATCAAGGTCGCGGCGCGGAACGCGTGGTCGCCGAGGCCGTGATCAGACCGGGAAGCGTCATCCCGGGTAACGCCCACTTCGACACCACCAAGGCCCAGATCGAGCACAAGGGAGGGGCCGCCGTCGACTGCACGATCGACGAGGCGCGCGTGCGTGACTCGAAGGAACCGTTCAAGGGAAACGTCGATATCGCGAAGCTCGAAGCCGCCGTCAAGCGGCATGGCAAGGAGAACATCCCGTACGTCCTCGTGACCGTCACTTGCAACACGGTCGGTGGCCAACCCGTTTCGATGGCGAACCTCCGCGCGGTGCGCGAGGCCACGAAGCGCCACGGCATTCCGCTGTTTCTCGACATGGCGAGGTACGCGGAGAACTGCTGGTTCATCAGGGAACGGGAACCTAGCTACGGGAAACGGTCGGTCGTCGAGATAGCCCACGAGATGAGCAGCCTTGCCGACGCGGGGCTCATGAGTGCCAAGAAGAACGCGCTCGTGAACATCGGTGGATTGATCCTCACGCAATCGGACGACTTGTACGAGCGATTCGCCCCGTTTGCCGTGCTCCACGAGGGCTTCCTCACTTACGGCGGACTCGCAGGTCGCGACCTCGCCGCGATGGCGGTGGGCCTCAAAGAGGCGGCCGACGAGGATTTCTTAAGGCACCGCGTGGCACAGGTAGAATACCTCGCGGAGAAACTCGTGGCCGCCGGTGTACCGGTCATCACGCCGCCCGGGGGCCATGCAGTGTTCGTCGACGCCGGCGCTTTTCTGCCGCACATACCGGCGAAGAACTACCCGGGGCACGCCTTGGCTTTGGCCCTCTACGTCGAGGCCGGTGTCCGGGCCGTCGAGATCGGCACACTCATGGCCGGGCGCGACCCGAAGACCGGTGACGAGACAGGCGCGGCCGTGGAGATGCTTAGGCTCGCGATCCCCGCGCGCGTCTATTCGACCGCGCACCTCGACTATGTCGCGGACGCGTTCAGGGAAGTGGCGAGGCACAAGGCCGAGATCCGGGGAGTGCGGTTCGCCAAGGAATCGAGGACCTTGAGGCACTTCACGAGCAGGTTCGAAATGGCCTAA
- a CDS encoding cation:proton antiporter → MAGEDVILASILIASAALVTERIARKVGLPPTTLYLVVGVVFASGGPSPVQPISLEMAQFVALGGIVLAFFALGTDVSIREVTKTGGVAAFITVIEVLVVLVLGFTLGQALGLSPIASGVLGAVMSISSTTLVLYSFRRENRDLPSKDVVVGVLLMEDVAAAALLAVFSALILSGSFSAVEVTEAMGQTALLMLVLVGLSAIAAPYIMRALVRSRRDWPIGVAASLLAVAAAVTSSELGFSPALGAFVMGAAVAQSVGGERLRRVVEMGRETALGLFFISMGLLMDPGVALSNLPAIGAIVAVAMLAKTIGAGSGFFLAGRSAVESVRIGATMGRYGTFAIVLSTVLGQATSEGALVFAAGTSLCLITSIVAPPYAAGVARGAIALHNRAPRELHLLSGYYAAWVGRARARIAADSPSGRKARSVLRRVFVSALFLAILVNLTVLLARIVPGLVAAQNRTNALLIVWVGATLLSIPAFFSLFTSLQTLYSLLVRPEGERARLLRSAAGAVLLLVALVFTVVIVVFFASRAAVSRELLLGVGIVVLAFAVLFWGFVTRLHEALEGQLHVGFFEDARDTGHPPRHKTGPSEGEK, encoded by the coding sequence GTGGCAGGCGAAGACGTCATCCTCGCTAGCATCCTCATCGCGAGCGCCGCGCTCGTCACGGAACGCATCGCTCGCAAAGTAGGGCTTCCACCGACGACCCTATACCTCGTCGTCGGCGTGGTGTTCGCAAGCGGGGGACCGAGCCCGGTTCAACCGATCAGCCTTGAGATGGCGCAGTTCGTGGCCCTCGGCGGCATCGTCCTCGCGTTTTTCGCCCTTGGCACCGATGTTTCCATCCGAGAGGTCACGAAGACCGGCGGTGTCGCGGCGTTCATAACCGTGATCGAGGTCCTCGTCGTCCTGGTCTTAGGGTTCACCCTGGGCCAGGCGCTCGGCCTTTCGCCTATCGCAAGCGGCGTCTTGGGAGCGGTCATGTCCATCAGCAGCACCACGCTGGTCCTCTATTCCTTCCGGCGGGAGAACCGTGACCTCCCTTCAAAGGACGTGGTCGTCGGCGTGCTCCTCATGGAAGACGTCGCCGCCGCGGCCCTCCTCGCCGTCTTCTCGGCGCTTATCCTTTCCGGCTCCTTCTCCGCCGTGGAGGTGACGGAGGCGATGGGGCAGACGGCGCTTCTCATGCTGGTCCTCGTCGGCCTCTCTGCGATCGCGGCACCTTACATCATGCGCGCCTTGGTCCGATCGCGACGCGATTGGCCGATCGGGGTCGCCGCGTCGCTGCTCGCCGTCGCGGCGGCGGTGACGAGCTCGGAGCTCGGCTTCTCACCGGCCCTGGGCGCTTTCGTGATGGGGGCCGCAGTCGCCCAATCGGTAGGCGGAGAGCGGCTCCGTCGCGTCGTCGAGATGGGCCGCGAGACCGCGCTCGGCCTCTTTTTCATCTCCATGGGGCTTCTCATGGATCCCGGTGTTGCGCTTTCGAACCTGCCGGCGATCGGGGCGATCGTGGCGGTTGCGATGCTAGCGAAGACCATCGGGGCAGGATCCGGTTTCTTCCTCGCAGGGCGAAGCGCAGTCGAAAGCGTGAGGATCGGCGCGACGATGGGACGCTACGGGACGTTCGCGATCGTGCTCTCGACCGTCCTCGGTCAGGCAACGAGCGAGGGCGCCCTCGTTTTTGCAGCGGGAACGAGCCTCTGTCTCATCACGAGTATCGTCGCCCCCCCGTACGCAGCGGGTGTGGCAAGGGGCGCCATCGCCCTCCATAACCGGGCTCCGAGGGAGCTGCATCTACTCTCCGGGTACTACGCGGCGTGGGTCGGAAGGGCCCGGGCAAGGATCGCCGCGGACTCGCCCTCCGGCAGGAAAGCGCGGTCGGTCCTTCGGCGCGTTTTCGTCTCAGCGCTCTTTCTTGCGATACTCGTGAACCTCACGGTCCTTCTCGCCCGGATAGTGCCGGGACTCGTCGCGGCCCAGAATCGCACCAACGCGCTTCTCATCGTGTGGGTGGGGGCGACGCTTCTTTCGATCCCCGCGTTCTTCTCCCTCTTCACAAGTCTCCAGACGCTTTATTCGCTGCTCGTGAGACCCGAGGGGGAGCGCGCGCGACTTCTCCGAAGCGCGGCTGGTGCGGTCCTGCTCCTCGTCGCGCTCGTCTTCACAGTCGTCATCGTGGTCTTTTTCGCTTCCCGCGCGGCGGTTTCGCGGGAGCTTCTCTTGGGTGTCGGCATCGTGGTCCTCGCTTTCGCCGTGCTCTTTTGGGGGTTCGTCACGCGTCTCCATGAAGCGCTCGAAGGTCAGCTCCACGTTGGGTTCTTCGAGGACGCGCGCGACACCGGCCATCCACCCCGCCACAAAACAGGGCCCAGTGAAGGGGAAAAGTAG
- a CDS encoding cation:proton antiporter, protein MEVEGLVVAGAMVALVGAAARGAAVLTKVPPVALYVAAGILIGPETPFAGQFLGPENARILFDIGMVLALFFLGLEFRVREIVNVGGVAALAGATGVVFMTGVGFAAGRAIGLSPLSSAVLGGVVAISSTTLVLHSTREERMSDEARRVLLGVALVEDVAAATLIGLYSTVGLSGSFSAGEVVSALGRAVILLFVFTALAVLVAPRLLSVLSRPRGDYPAIIGTAAVTATAAGAGTLLGFSPGLGAFIMGAAAAQSDAARHMVVVAKGLREAVVAFFFVTIGLLVSPTVLFVNLPLILLIAVVAIVGKTLAATTSMFLLGETVRDASLTGTRLARFGEFSVVLAGVIGTTTTEGAVLFAAAAGLCIASTLSARPLGAATSALVGALERGAPRSVKSFSSAYRGWMRGARSRAAATSAAGRQARHLMARIFVSAVLVAVMVNLGLIATKVVPPLLGGNVRHDDAAMGIWFATALLAVPGLLSMAASAVSLFRLLFRPTGGEAVLLKRLIARLLVLSVVAFVGVMALLLSSGRLAPVEVVGGVGLIVVVTALVLWRSIDSFHRSLEYALHESFFGGEEEGPDEEALVERLLHAHPEGVEMRRIVATAGSGLVGLSIARGFDDQFQGSTVIGIRRSGRPIATFSRSSEIEEGDVILLAFEGAEEDEAGGKARRRDGRGGAVDEGGRGSP, encoded by the coding sequence GTGGAGGTTGAAGGACTCGTCGTCGCCGGTGCCATGGTCGCGTTGGTCGGTGCGGCCGCGCGAGGCGCCGCCGTGTTGACGAAGGTGCCCCCTGTCGCTCTCTACGTCGCGGCAGGCATCCTCATCGGCCCCGAGACGCCTTTCGCAGGGCAGTTCCTCGGACCGGAGAACGCGCGGATCCTTTTCGACATAGGGATGGTCCTTGCCCTCTTCTTCCTAGGCCTCGAATTCCGGGTGCGCGAGATCGTGAACGTCGGCGGTGTCGCGGCGCTTGCCGGGGCGACAGGCGTCGTCTTCATGACGGGTGTGGGATTCGCCGCAGGTCGCGCCATCGGTCTCTCCCCGCTTTCGAGCGCCGTCTTGGGCGGCGTCGTGGCGATAAGCAGCACGACACTAGTTCTTCATTCCACTCGCGAGGAGCGAATGTCCGACGAGGCGCGGCGCGTGCTTCTCGGCGTCGCCTTGGTGGAGGACGTCGCGGCCGCGACCCTAATCGGACTATATTCGACCGTGGGCCTTTCGGGTTCGTTCTCCGCCGGAGAGGTCGTAAGTGCCCTTGGGCGCGCGGTCATCCTGCTGTTCGTCTTCACGGCCCTTGCCGTGCTCGTGGCGCCGCGGCTCTTGAGTGTTCTCAGCCGGCCCCGCGGCGACTATCCGGCGATAATCGGGACGGCCGCCGTAACCGCCACGGCCGCCGGGGCAGGGACTCTCCTCGGGTTCTCGCCGGGCCTCGGCGCCTTCATCATGGGCGCCGCCGCCGCACAGTCGGACGCCGCACGGCATATGGTCGTAGTCGCAAAGGGGTTACGCGAGGCCGTCGTCGCCTTCTTCTTCGTGACGATAGGCCTCCTCGTGTCACCGACCGTGCTCTTCGTCAACCTTCCCCTCATCCTCTTGATCGCCGTGGTGGCGATCGTCGGCAAGACCCTTGCCGCGACCACGTCGATGTTCCTTCTCGGGGAGACGGTGCGTGATGCGAGCCTCACCGGGACGCGTCTTGCGCGGTTCGGGGAGTTCTCCGTCGTCTTGGCCGGCGTCATCGGGACCACGACGACCGAGGGGGCGGTCCTCTTTGCGGCGGCGGCCGGACTTTGCATAGCGTCGACGCTTTCCGCCCGCCCGTTGGGGGCGGCCACGTCGGCGCTCGTCGGCGCGCTGGAGCGCGGGGCGCCGCGATCGGTCAAGTCCTTCTCGTCCGCTTATCGCGGTTGGATGAGGGGGGCGCGATCCCGCGCGGCGGCGACCTCGGCGGCCGGCCGTCAGGCCCGCCACCTCATGGCGCGCATCTTCGTGTCCGCCGTCTTGGTCGCTGTGATGGTGAACCTCGGCCTCATCGCCACGAAGGTCGTCCCGCCTCTTCTTGGAGGCAACGTTCGCCACGACGACGCGGCCATGGGTATCTGGTTCGCCACGGCGTTACTGGCGGTTCCGGGGCTCTTGTCGATGGCGGCGTCGGCGGTGAGTCTTTTCCGTCTTCTCTTCCGACCGACCGGCGGGGAAGCCGTGCTCCTCAAGAGGCTGATCGCGCGGCTCCTTGTCCTCTCGGTCGTCGCCTTCGTGGGCGTCATGGCGCTCTTGCTCTCTTCCGGGCGACTCGCGCCCGTGGAGGTCGTCGGTGGCGTTGGCTTGATCGTCGTCGTCACGGCGCTCGTCCTGTGGCGGTCCATCGATTCGTTCCACCGCTCGTTGGAGTACGCGCTGCATGAATCATTCTTCGGTGGCGAGGAGGAGGGACCCGATGAGGAGGCCCTGGTCGAGAGGCTCCTCCACGCCCACCCCGAGGGCGTGGAGATGAGGCGCATCGTCGCGACGGCCGGAAGCGGACTCGTGGGCCTATCGATCGCCAGGGGCTTTGACGATCAATTCCAGGGTTCCACCGTGATCGGCATAAGGCGATCAGGCAGGCCGATCGCGACGTTTTCCCGCTCGTCGGAGATCGAGGAGGGCGACGTGATACTCCTTGCCTTCGAAGGGGCAGAGGAAGACGAGGCTGGCGGCAAGGCACGAAGAAGGGACGGACGCGGAGGCGCCGTCGATGAAGGCGGACGCGGGAGCCCTTAG